In Flavobacteriales bacterium, the following proteins share a genomic window:
- the ruvB gene encoding Holliday junction branch migration DNA helicase RuvB, whose product MNEHLDPTGEEWGPEEQELDRALRPKGFGEFAGQRQVVDNLEVFVEASNRRGDALDHVLLHGPPGLGKTTLAHIIANELGVNIKVASGPVLDKPGDLAGLLTNLENRDVLFIDEVHRMSSVIEEYLYSAMEDFKIDIMIDSGPNARTVQINLNPFTLIGATTRSGLLTSPLRARFGINSRLQYYDVELLTHIVHRSADILDVPITDEAAIEIAVRSRGTPRIANALLRRVRDFAEVKGNGSIDMAIAKHGLGALHVDQHGLDEMDNRILSTVIEKFKGGPVGLSTIATAVGENAGTLEEVYEPFLIQQGYLMRTPRGRQVTELAYKHLGVKPSGDQNSLF is encoded by the coding sequence ATGAACGAGCATTTGGACCCGACCGGAGAGGAGTGGGGCCCCGAGGAACAGGAACTCGATCGGGCACTGAGGCCAAAGGGATTTGGTGAATTCGCTGGTCAACGACAAGTAGTGGACAATTTAGAGGTATTCGTCGAGGCGTCGAACCGCCGGGGCGATGCTCTAGACCATGTGCTATTGCACGGACCTCCCGGTCTCGGAAAAACGACCTTGGCCCATATCATCGCAAACGAACTCGGAGTCAATATCAAAGTTGCCAGCGGACCCGTATTGGATAAGCCGGGCGACCTCGCCGGACTCCTAACCAACCTCGAAAACCGCGATGTGCTCTTCATTGATGAAGTACACCGCATGTCCTCCGTTATTGAAGAATACCTGTATTCGGCCATGGAGGATTTTAAGATCGATATCATGATCGACAGTGGGCCCAATGCCCGTACGGTACAAATCAACCTGAACCCATTCACCCTAATCGGTGCCACCACGCGAAGCGGCTTATTAACCTCTCCGCTACGGGCTCGTTTTGGGATAAACAGTCGCCTACAATACTACGATGTGGAATTATTGACCCACATCGTTCACCGTTCGGCCGATATCCTAGATGTGCCGATCACAGATGAGGCGGCTATTGAGATCGCCGTACGAAGCCGAGGAACGCCCCGTATAGCGAATGCCCTGCTTCGCCGAGTGCGCGACTTTGCGGAGGTCAAAGGAAATGGCTCCATCGACATGGCCATAGCCAAACACGGACTCGGAGCCTTACACGTCGATCAACACGGACTCGACGAAATGGACAATCGAATTCTGTCGACGGTCATCGAGAAATTTAAAGGTGGACCGGTCGGACTCAGCACCATAGCAACGGCAGTGGGTGAAAATGCGGGCACCCTCGAAGAAGTGTACGAACCCTTCCTCATTCAGCAAGGATACCTCATGCGGACCCCCCGTGGACGACAGGTAACCGAGCTCGCGTACAAACACCTCGGCGTTAAACCCTCAGGAGATCAAAACTCGCTGTTCTGA
- the queG gene encoding tRNA epoxyqueuosine(34) reductase QueG, translating to MSLPDTSHRAEFIKHQAVRLGFLGCGISRADILEEEAPRLEKWLQSGMHGSMSYMENHFDKRLDPRKLVPGAGSVISLTFNYYTDQRQHDPDAPKISQYAYGTDYHFVIKDKLKELLHEMRTEFGDVDGRIFVDSAPVLDKAWAMRSGLGWMGKNTNVIHPKEGSFFFIAEIICDLDLQADTPMSDYCGTCTRCIDACPTNAIIEPYVVDGSKCISHFTIELKGALPGGYADQFDNWMFGCDVCQDVCPWNRFSKPHNEPAFDPHPSLLSMGKSEWQELTRETFNEIFKKSAVKRTKYEGLKRNIAYLFDSERLD from the coding sequence ATGAGCCTCCCCGATACTTCGCATCGGGCCGAGTTCATCAAGCATCAAGCCGTGAGGCTTGGATTCTTGGGCTGCGGTATATCCAGGGCGGACATTCTGGAAGAAGAGGCTCCACGGCTCGAAAAATGGCTTCAAAGCGGCATGCACGGTTCTATGTCGTACATGGAAAACCACTTCGATAAGCGACTCGACCCGCGGAAGCTGGTTCCAGGCGCCGGATCTGTGATTTCACTGACCTTCAATTACTACACCGATCAACGGCAACACGACCCCGATGCACCGAAGATCTCGCAATATGCCTACGGAACCGATTACCACTTTGTAATAAAGGATAAACTGAAGGAGCTATTGCACGAAATGCGGACGGAATTCGGCGATGTCGATGGGCGCATTTTCGTCGATTCGGCTCCCGTGCTCGACAAAGCCTGGGCAATGCGCTCTGGACTCGGCTGGATGGGTAAGAACACCAACGTCATTCACCCGAAGGAAGGTTCCTTCTTTTTTATCGCTGAGATTATTTGTGATCTCGATCTTCAGGCCGATACGCCGATGTCGGACTATTGCGGTACGTGCACTCGGTGCATAGACGCCTGTCCGACCAACGCCATCATAGAACCCTACGTGGTCGATGGTAGCAAGTGTATTTCGCACTTCACCATTGAATTGAAGGGCGCCCTCCCGGGCGGATACGCCGACCAGTTCGATAATTGGATGTTTGGTTGTGACGTTTGTCAGGACGTGTGCCCGTGGAACAGGTTTTCAAAACCGCACAACGAACCGGCGTTTGACCCGCACCCCAGCCTCTTGAGTATGGGAAAATCGGAGTGGCAAGAACTCACTCGAGAAACATTCAATGAAATTTTTAAGAAATCGGCGGTAAAACGCACGAAGTACGAAGGCCTTAAACGAAATATCGCCTACCTATTCGATTCCGAGCGCCTCGATTGA